In one Chitinophaga sancti genomic region, the following are encoded:
- a CDS encoding FecR family protein, whose translation MKGNQQLIELLEKYQAGTISEEEKAILESWYNQEAAAKTAAIDDSEVQESLQRIKSRLPLPKQVRIWPRLAAAAVLVLLAGASLLYFTHQGHEVKPPLTKAAAIQPGGNHAVLQLASGQQVALNSQQTGIVIKGKQVLYSDGHEVTAADMGNHLQYMQLITPKGGQYQITLPDGSRVWLNSASKLTYPDRFEGDNRQVQLEGEAYFEVSKDSHPFIVKSGGQEVRVLGTAFNIMAYTDEDEIQTALVSGAVRVNETLLKPGFEAHYSRDGIQVIPSNLEVVTAWKNGLFYFKDASLQTVMNQLQRWYDIEVIYQSARKGDEFNGQIPRDKPLTKVLEILTLSGINFKMSGRQLIVY comes from the coding sequence ATGAAGGGAAACCAACAACTGATCGAATTACTTGAAAAATACCAGGCAGGCACTATCTCTGAAGAGGAAAAAGCGATCCTGGAATCCTGGTACAATCAGGAAGCAGCGGCGAAAACGGCTGCGATAGATGATAGTGAGGTACAGGAAAGTCTGCAACGTATCAAAAGCCGTTTGCCCCTGCCAAAACAGGTGCGCATCTGGCCAAGACTGGCTGCTGCCGCGGTGTTGGTATTGCTGGCAGGTGCCAGCCTGCTCTATTTTACGCACCAGGGGCATGAGGTAAAACCACCGCTCACTAAAGCAGCTGCTATTCAACCCGGCGGTAATCATGCCGTATTGCAACTGGCTTCCGGCCAGCAGGTGGCACTGAACAGCCAGCAGACAGGTATCGTCATCAAAGGGAAACAGGTGCTTTACAGCGATGGACATGAGGTAACTGCTGCTGACATGGGGAATCACCTTCAATATATGCAGCTCATCACGCCGAAGGGTGGGCAATACCAGATCACCCTGCCGGATGGCTCCAGGGTATGGCTCAATTCTGCCAGCAAACTCACCTACCCTGACCGTTTTGAAGGGGATAACAGGCAGGTACAACTGGAAGGAGAAGCCTATTTCGAAGTGAGCAAAGACAGCCACCCCTTTATTGTAAAAAGCGGTGGACAGGAAGTGAGGGTATTGGGCACCGCCTTTAATATCATGGCCTATACCGATGAAGATGAGATTCAGACGGCCCTGGTATCCGGCGCTGTCAGGGTGAATGAAACCCTGCTTAAACCCGGTTTTGAGGCCCATTATTCGCGGGATGGGATCCAGGTGATACCCAGTAACCTGGAAGTAGTAACGGCCTGGAAAAACGGCTTGTTTTATTTTAAGGATGCCAGCTTACAAACAGTCATGAACCAGTTACAACGCTGGTACGATATAGAAGTAATATACCAATCAGCACGAAAAGGAGATGAATTTAACGGACAAATACCGCGGGATAAACCGCTGACAAAGGTTTTGGAGATTTTAACACTATCAGGGATCAACTTTAAAATGAGTGGCAGACAATTAATTGTATACTAA
- a CDS encoding RNA polymerase sigma factor: MDTYRGHAKFSTWLYTIVYRTCLSILKQKKTFPLDEMQEYEDALPPPLEASEQSKFISRAISELPPSEAIAITLYYMNENSVREISKITGLSMANVKIQLYRARKKLETKLAGLL; encoded by the coding sequence ATCGACACCTACAGGGGGCATGCAAAGTTCTCCACCTGGCTCTATACGATCGTCTATAGAACCTGTCTATCCATTCTCAAACAAAAGAAAACCTTTCCCCTGGATGAGATGCAGGAATACGAGGATGCACTGCCTCCGCCCCTGGAAGCCAGTGAGCAGTCAAAATTCATTTCCAGGGCAATCAGCGAACTACCACCTTCCGAGGCCATCGCGATCACCCTTTACTATATGAATGAAAACAGCGTGCGGGAAATCAGTAAAATAACCGGCCTTTCCATGGCCAATGTCAAGATACAGTTGTACAGGGCAAGGAAAAAACTGGAAACTAAATTAGCGGGACTATTATGA